The following proteins come from a genomic window of Sesamum indicum cultivar Zhongzhi No. 13 linkage group LG10, S_indicum_v1.0, whole genome shotgun sequence:
- the LOC105172189 gene encoding sphingoid long-chain bases kinase 1 (The sequence of the model RefSeq protein was modified relative to this genomic sequence to represent the inferred CDS: added 57 bases not found in genome assembly), which yields MQKIGSLSKNSSLRMTTQQSLRRLGLCSQVATGQQTSPVVFPEKRSSRGKAARTGDISVNNDDPNKAKRVEHRIDIGDEQSDLLGYEVLSGKLSLDKRKSSKDSEVQTSENANLDAVDAKLTSKALIWGSKMLRLDDVVSLSYCAGLRHFTVHAYPLRKAACGLFMKSGRSRKDFRFFTPTSDDAIQWVNAFADQQCYVNCLPHPMASKKQSSDLIFNEFPLESYIRCKSPPKMLVILNPRSGRGRSSKVFHGLVEPIFKLAGFELEIVKTTSAGHARKLAAGVDFSTCPDGIICVGGDGIVNEVLNGLLSRDNQKEAISIPIGIIPAGSDNSLVWTVLGVRDPVSAAIAIVKGGLTATDVFAVEWIHTGAIHFGMTVTYFGFISDVLELSEKYQKRFGPLRYFIAGFLKFLCLPKYSYEVEYLPAQLEPGDAKASADHEIIDMSELYTDIMRRSSKEGLPRASSLSSIDSIMTPSRMSGADFDTTCSSTEPSDFVRAIDPRSKRLSAGRSNVTAEPEVIHPQLPHSVTPNWPRTRSKSRTDKGWSGATATNDPTRTSWGNTTTYDKEDISSTLSDPGPIWDAEPRWDSEPNWDVENPIELPGPAEDSQAGDKKEIAPRSEENWVVTKGQFLGVLVCNHSCKTVQSLSSQVVAPKAEHDDNTLDLLLVRGSGRLKLLRFFLRLQMGRHLSLPYVEYVKVKSVKVKPGKHTDNGCGIDGELFPLNGQVICSLLPEQCRLIGRSPCSHK from the exons ATGCAGAAGATTGGGAGTCTATCCAAGAATAGTTCTTTGAGAATGACAACTCAGCAGTCTCTTCGTCGTCTCGGTCTCTGTTCCCAAGTAGCAACAGGACAACAGACATCACCAGTTGTCTTTCCAGAAAAACGTAGTAGTAGAGGCAAGGCTGCAAGAACTGGTGACATCAGTGTCAACAATGATGACCCTAATAAAGCTAAGAGGGTGGAACACAGAATTGATATTGGAGATGAGCAGTCTGACTTACTGGGATATGAAGTACTCTCAGGGAAACTTTCCCTGGACAAAAGGAAATCTAGTAAGGATTCTGAGGTACAAACTTCAGAGAATGCAAACTTGGATGCAGTTGATGCTAAACTGACAAGCAAGGCATTGATTTGGGGCTCTAAGATGTTGCGTTTAGATGATGTGGTTTCG CTGTCCTACTGTGCTGGTCTTAGACATTTTACAGTGCATGCATATCCATTAAGGAAGGCTGCATGTGGCCTTTTTATGAAAAGTGGGAGAAGCCGGAAAGACTTTCGCTTTTTCACTCCCACCTCAGATGATGCAATTCAATGGGTCAATGCATTTGCAGATCAGCAGTGCTATGTGAATTGCTTGCCTCACCCTATGGCTTCTAAAAAGCAGAGTTCAGATTTGATTTTCAATGAATTTCCTCTTGAGTCATATATAAGATGTAAAAGTCCACCCAAAATGCTTGTCATCTTAAACCCTCGGTCTGGACGTGGTCGCTCAAGCAAAGTTTTCCATGGATTGGTAGAGCCTATATTCAAA CTTGCAGGATTTGAGTTAGAGATTGTCAAAACAACATCTGCTGGTCATGCTAGAAAACTTGCTGCTGGTGTTGATTTCAGTACATGTCCTGATG GTATTATATGCGTAGGAGGCGATGGAATCGTAAATGAG GTTTTGAACGGTTTACTTAGTAGAGATAACCAAAAGGAAGCAATTTCAATCCCAATTGGAATCATACCTGCTGGTTCTGATAATTCTTTAGTCTGGACTGTTCTTGGTGTTAGAGATCCAGTATCTGCAGCAATAGCAATAGTTAAG GGAGGTCTTACTGCCACTGATGTTTTTGCTGTGGAATGGATCCATACTGGCGCTATTCACTTTGGGATGACAGTTACATACTTTGGTTTTATTAGTGATG TATTGGAGCTTTCTGAGAAATATCAGAAACGATTTGGCCCTTTACGATATTTCATTGCTggttttctcaaatttttgtgCTTGCCGAAGTACAGTTATGAAGTAGAATATCTTCCTGCACAGCTGGAACCTGGAGATGCAAAAGCTTCAGCTGATCATGAAATTATAGACATGTCAGAGCTGTACACTGATATCATGCGGAGATCAAGCAAGGAAGGCCTTCCTCGGGCCTCCAGCCTGTCGAGTATTGATTCGATTATGACCCCAAGTCGAATGTCTGGAGCAGATTTTGATACCACTTGTAGTAGCACTGAACCATCCGATTTTGTGCGAGCCATAGACCCAAGGTCAAAACGACTATCAGCCGGAAGAAGCAATGTGACAGCTGAACCAGAAGTTATCCATCCGCAACTGCCGCATTCAGTCACTCCAAACTGGCCCAGGACTAGATCTAAGTCAAGGACGGATAAAGGTTGGTCTGGAGCGACTGCTACAAATGATCCCACTAGGACTTCCTGGGGAAACACAACAACATATGACAAAGAAGATATCTCGTCGACATTGTCGGACCCT AATCCTATTGAGTTGCCAGGGCCTGCAGAGGACTCCCAAGCTGGTGACAAAAAGGAAATTGCCCCCAGATCCGAAGAGAATTGGGTGGTAACTAAAGGTCAATTTCTTGGTGTCCTCGTATGCAATCATTCATGCAAAACTGTGCAAAGTTTGAGTTCTCAGGTTGTGGCTCCCAAGGCCGAGCATGATGACAACACCTTGGATCTGTTGCTGGTTCGTGGAAGTGGACGACTGAAGCTGTTGAGATTCTTCCTGCGTCTGCAAATGGGCAGACATCTTTCCTTGCCATACGTCGAATATGTTAAG GTGAAGTCGGTTAAAGTTAAACCTGGAAAGCACACAGACAATGGATGTGGCATTGATGGTGAATTATTCCCCTTAAACGGGCAAGTGATCTGTTCATTACTTCCGGAGCAGTGCAGACTTATCGGCCGCTCTCCATGTTCTCACAAGTGA